One window of bacterium genomic DNA carries:
- the lptA gene encoding lipopolysaccharide transport periplasmic protein LptA, whose product MVIFRKEAKAGRIILALLMIIGLWLLPAGASPAEKEKAQPQKNQAKEAQILITSDQVEFDPQNEIATYTGQVTVTQENTSLYADRIEVHFTAKGKNITLIKAFGNIRIIQEDRLVTAEEGIYYQQDRKVVLTGNPVTRQGNNCISGDKIVYLWDQGKALVEGNVKATIIMDREKMEKLRPN is encoded by the coding sequence ATGGTTATTTTTCGTAAGGAGGCAAAGGCAGGGAGAATTATCCTGGCTTTGCTCATGATAATCGGGCTTTGGCTTCTTCCGGCTGGGGCATCGCCGGCAGAGAAAGAAAAAGCCCAGCCGCAGAAGAACCAGGCGAAAGAGGCCCAGATTCTGATTACCTCCGATCAGGTGGAGTTCGATCCCCAAAATGAGATTGCCACCTATACGGGGCAGGTTACGGTGACCCAGGAAAACACTTCCCTGTATGCCGACCGGATAGAAGTGCATTTTACGGCTAAAGGCAAAAATATTACGCTGATCAAGGCTTTTGGGAATATTCGAATTATCCAGGAAGACAGACTGGTTACGGCCGAGGAAGGTATCTATTACCAGCAGGATCGAAAAGTGGTCCTGACCGGCAATCCGGTAACCCGGCAGGGGAACAATTGCATCAGCGGAGACAAAATTGTCTATCTCTGGGATCAGGGCAAGGCGCTGGTTGAAGGAAATGTAAAAGCTACGATTATCATGGACAGAGAGAAGATGGAAAAGTTGAGGCCAAACTAG
- the lptC gene encoding LPS export ABC transporter periplasmic protein LptC, with protein sequence MLKKYFLHKKALLLLGGILLIVLFISLRQADQRQTSSPALEPILNKADVEVKKMELSETEGGELEWNLRAERAEVYEKRGIAYLQDITLEYLLNEGEEVVLTGERGEINLGRKDIFLRGNVGASSYHIQLKTDTLSWNRQKRELLTEDPVWLKRENVEITGRGMVADMSLKKIRLNKNVRTVIH encoded by the coding sequence ATGCTGAAAAAATATTTCCTGCATAAAAAAGCACTCCTCCTCCTTGGAGGAATACTGCTGATCGTCCTGTTCATTTCTCTGAGACAGGCAGACCAGCGGCAGACGAGCAGCCCTGCATTGGAGCCGATCCTGAACAAGGCGGACGTAGAAGTAAAAAAGATGGAATTATCGGAGACTGAGGGAGGAGAACTTGAGTGGAATCTCAGGGCTGAACGGGCCGAGGTTTATGAGAAACGGGGAATTGCCTACCTGCAGGACATCACTCTGGAGTACCTGTTGAATGAAGGGGAGGAAGTAGTGCTCACCGGTGAGCGGGGGGAAATCAATCTGGGGCGCAAAGACATATTCCTGCGGGGAAACGTGGGTGCATCTTCTTACCACATCCAGCTCAAGACCGATACTCTTTCCTGGAACAGGCAAAAGAGAGAGCTTCTGACCGAAGATCCGGTCTGGTTGAAGCGGGAAAACGTCGAGATCACCGGCAGGGGAATGGTTGCCGATATGAGTCTGAAAAAAATCAGGCTCAATAAGAACGTAAGGACAGTGATTCATTGA
- the metK gene encoding methionine adenosyltransferase — MHKKDFLFTSESVTEGHPDKVADQISDAVLDFIISQDPLARVACETMVTTGLAFVAGEITTSCYVDIPKIVRQTIRDIGYTDATYGFDCETCAVITSIDEQSRDIAQGVDIGGAGDQGIMFGYACNETDVLMPMPIMLAHRLAQRITEVRKNGILPYLRPDGKSQVTLEYVDNKPARVEAVVISAQHSPQIDIETLKKDIINHVIREVIDSSLIDDETTFFINPTGRFVIGGPQGDSGLTGRKIIVDTYGGLGSHGGGAFSGKDPTKVDRSASYMARHVAKNIVAAGIAERCEVQFAYSIGVDKPVSIMVDAFGTSRIPLKNIRDIIWKNFDLTPRGIINYLDLRRPIYKKTAAYGHFGRPEPEFTWERVNKAEDLRKDAGL; from the coding sequence ATGCATAAAAAAGATTTCCTGTTTACCTCTGAATCTGTTACCGAAGGTCATCCCGATAAAGTTGCAGACCAGATATCCGACGCGGTGCTCGATTTCATCATATCCCAGGACCCGCTGGCCAGGGTGGCATGCGAGACTATGGTCACCACTGGTTTGGCCTTTGTGGCTGGAGAGATCACGACCAGTTGTTATGTTGATATTCCCAAGATCGTCCGCCAGACTATCCGGGACATTGGCTACACTGATGCAACCTACGGATTCGATTGTGAAACCTGCGCTGTAATTACCTCGATTGACGAGCAGTCGCGGGACATTGCCCAGGGAGTGGATATCGGAGGTGCCGGTGATCAGGGGATTATGTTCGGTTATGCCTGCAATGAAACCGATGTTCTGATGCCCATGCCGATTATGCTTGCTCACCGGCTGGCCCAGAGGATAACCGAGGTGCGTAAGAACGGCATTCTCCCCTATCTTCGTCCGGACGGCAAAAGCCAGGTAACGCTTGAGTACGTGGATAACAAACCGGCGAGGGTGGAGGCCGTGGTCATTTCGGCCCAGCACAGCCCGCAGATCGATATCGAGACCCTGAAAAAGGATATCATCAATCATGTCATCCGGGAGGTAATCGACTCTTCGCTGATCGACGATGAGACCACCTTCTTCATTAATCCTACCGGCAGGTTTGTCATCGGTGGTCCGCAGGGTGATTCCGGCTTAACCGGAAGGAAGATCATTGTCGATACGTATGGCGGGCTCGGCAGTCATGGCGGCGGCGCTTTTTCCGGAAAAGATCCCACCAAGGTGGACCGCTCGGCTTCCTATATGGCCCGGCATGTAGCGAAAAATATTGTTGCTGCCGGTATCGCCGAGCGGTGCGAGGTGCAGTTTGCCTACTCGATCGGCGTGGATAAGCCGGTGTCCATTATGGTCGATGCCTTCGGAACCAGCCGGATTCCCTTGAAGAATATCAGGGACATCATCTGGAAAAATTTTGATCTGACTCCCCGGGGAATCATCAATTACCTTGATCTTCGGCGTCCCATTTATAAAAAGACGGCAGCCTATGGGCATTTCGGAAGGCCGGAGCCGGAATTCACCTGGGAAAGAGTAAATAAAGCGGAAGACCTGCGAAAAGACGCCGGGCTGTAG
- a CDS encoding site-specific DNA-methyltransferase, whose translation MKALEINFERLPKGLQENLKKIYSSNSCLSTFLQPDMIYQGDARELLQHIEPNSIALSVWSPPYFVGKEYEAYLSFDEWKNLLSRVIELHFPIIKPGGFLVINIADILCFKDTSMPRIQAEVVHRKRSAVTRDDIFKAMSEHPNFNRYQLAALLGCSEQTIDRRLNGNNIRGGKYEPQTRVKIVGGMVEEWALKAGFYPYDRRIWVKDATWENSRWASLSYRSVDQFEYLYFFWKPGITKYDRNRLSADEWKNWGSLSVWNFPSVRANDDHEAKFPIELPLRTIRLLTDPSDIVLDCFIGSGTTAVAAIREKRRYLGIEIESKYVTLACKQIDTELSNYVDKSTRTQE comes from the coding sequence ATGAAAGCTTTAGAAATCAACTTCGAGAGGTTGCCGAAAGGATTGCAGGAAAACCTTAAAAAGATTTATTCTTCCAATTCTTGTCTATCGACTTTTTTACAGCCTGATATGATCTATCAAGGTGATGCGCGGGAGTTATTGCAACATATCGAGCCGAATAGTATAGCTTTGAGTGTTTGGTCCCCTCCCTATTTTGTTGGCAAAGAATATGAGGCATATCTTTCTTTTGACGAGTGGAAAAACTTATTGTCTCGTGTTATAGAGCTTCATTTTCCAATAATAAAACCAGGCGGTTTCTTAGTGATAAATATTGCAGATATACTTTGCTTCAAAGATACTTCAATGCCGAGGATTCAAGCAGAAGTGGTCCATAGAAAAAGATCCGCAGTCACCAGGGATGACATTTTCAAGGCAATGTCCGAGCATCCCAACTTTAATCGATATCAATTGGCCGCTCTTCTTGGCTGTAGCGAGCAAACAATTGACCGCAGACTGAATGGCAATAATATCCGTGGCGGAAAATACGAACCACAAACCAGGGTAAAAATAGTTGGTGGAATGGTTGAGGAATGGGCACTCAAAGCAGGTTTCTATCCTTATGATCGACGAATTTGGGTTAAAGATGCCACATGGGAAAATTCAAGATGGGCCAGTTTATCTTATCGTTCAGTGGATCAATTTGAATACTTATACTTCTTTTGGAAACCTGGCATAACCAAGTATGATAGAAACAGGCTCTCTGCTGATGAATGGAAAAATTGGGGTTCTCTGAGTGTATGGAATTTCCCTTCTGTTAGAGCCAATGATGATCATGAAGCGAAATTTCCCATCGAGCTCCCCCTTCGGACTATTCGCTTACTTACTGATCCCAGTGACATAGTATTAGACTGCTTTATAGGCTCAGGGACAACAGCAGTGGCAGCTATCCGTGAGAAACGGAGATACCTTGGGATAGAAATTGAAAGTAAATATGTTACGTTGGCATGCAAGCAAATAGACACTGAGCTTTCAAATTATGTTGATAAATCCACAAGAACTCAGGAGTAA
- a CDS encoding SfiI family type II restriction endonuclease has translation MDRLEGIEKASLRLVTQAIFEYRDTASEIFRHEGDLVADIGEDITRESLDRLGTSRIDQRLFGKIDYKRARYLFHPDYAVKQALFVDSKAEKVSGQGTATLQTSQLSMTVRHIRSGCNVEVAGKLPNILILKNEPYITTTIFVKYNYRETLKSKILDSVTIAALPNGMLQERYNPNFTDTIWLAGRNAPTLGEEFRVRLSFPRLKEKACWRVQKIPISPHEFHWDD, from the coding sequence TTGGATAGACTGGAAGGAATAGAAAAAGCCTCCCTTCGTTTAGTTACCCAAGCGATTTTCGAATATAGAGATACTGCTTCTGAGATCTTCCGACACGAAGGTGACCTTGTTGCTGATATTGGTGAGGATATCACAAGAGAATCTTTAGATCGATTAGGAACTTCCAGGATCGATCAACGACTTTTCGGCAAAATAGATTACAAGCGTGCTCGATATCTCTTTCATCCTGATTATGCGGTAAAACAAGCTTTATTTGTTGATTCAAAAGCAGAAAAGGTTAGTGGCCAAGGTACTGCCACCCTACAAACATCTCAACTCTCCATGACAGTTCGTCACATTCGTTCAGGATGTAACGTAGAGGTAGCGGGTAAATTACCTAATATATTGATTTTGAAAAATGAACCTTATATTACCACGACTATTTTTGTTAAATATAACTACAGAGAAACACTCAAGAGTAAAATTTTAGATTCTGTTACCATTGCAGCGCTACCCAATGGGATGCTCCAAGAAAGATATAATCCCAATTTCACAGACACTATTTGGCTTGCGGGAAGAAATGCGCCTACTTTAGGTGAAGAATTCAGAGTCCGACTCAGTTTCCCTCGGCTCAAAGAGAAAGCCTGTTGGCGAGTTCAAAAAATACCGATATCCCCTCATGAATTTCATTGGGATGATTAA
- a CDS encoding ribonuclease Z (member of metallo-beta-lactamase family; the purified enzyme from Escherichia coli forms dimeric zinc phosphodiesterase; in Bacillus subtilis this protein is a 3'-tRNA processing endoribonuclease and is essential while in Escherichia coli it is not; associates with two zinc ions), with amino-acid sequence MKPIFHPYFVNRVNGDPLLYIDFLFDRRAILFDLGDISAVSPKKLLRITDIFISHTHMDHFFGFDHLLRILLGRERHIRMYGPPGILENVSGKLRGYTWNLVENYENNLLFEVTEVHDDHLVRGTFSCREGFRLLGPLESAPSGAPLLDELTFRVTSACLDHSIPCLAFCLQEKNHINVNKVKLQEMGLPVGPWLKELKDAVRAGKSRDTLITIPSLSNGMNTERIEPLSRLTSLVDVSRGQKITYVVDCAYTESNREKILALAEEADYFFCEAAFLEEDRDRAAQRSHLTAYQAGLLARQARVRKLITFHFSPRYHGSYHILVDEAARSFKGDV; translated from the coding sequence ATGAAACCGATTTTTCATCCCTATTTCGTTAACCGGGTCAACGGGGATCCGCTGCTTTACATCGATTTCCTGTTCGATCGCCGGGCCATTCTCTTCGATCTGGGGGATATCAGTGCCGTATCACCCAAAAAACTCCTGCGGATTACGGACATCTTCATCTCCCATACCCACATGGACCACTTCTTCGGCTTTGACCACCTGCTGCGGATCCTGCTGGGCAGAGAGCGGCATATCCGCATGTATGGTCCGCCGGGAATCCTGGAAAATGTTTCCGGAAAGCTGCGGGGCTATACCTGGAATCTGGTCGAAAACTATGAAAATAACCTTCTCTTTGAAGTCACCGAAGTTCATGATGATCATCTGGTGAGGGGCACCTTCTCCTGCAGGGAAGGCTTTCGACTTCTGGGCCCCCTGGAAAGTGCTCCATCCGGGGCCCCTCTGCTGGATGAATTGACCTTTCGGGTCACCTCAGCCTGCCTGGATCATTCCATTCCCTGCCTGGCTTTTTGTCTTCAGGAGAAAAACCACATCAATGTCAATAAGGTAAAGCTCCAGGAAATGGGGCTTCCGGTTGGCCCCTGGCTCAAGGAGCTCAAGGATGCTGTCAGGGCCGGAAAGTCTCGTGACACCCTGATAACCATCCCCTCCCTCAGCAATGGCATGAACACGGAACGAATCGAACCGCTGTCCCGGCTGACATCCCTGGTTGACGTTTCACGGGGACAGAAAATCACCTACGTGGTCGATTGCGCCTATACCGAGAGCAATCGGGAAAAAATTCTGGCCCTGGCTGAAGAAGCCGACTACTTTTTCTGTGAAGCCGCCTTTCTGGAAGAGGACCGGGACCGGGCTGCACAACGCTCCCACCTGACCGCATATCAGGCCGGTCTCCTGGCCCGGCAGGCGAGAGTGAGAAAGCTGATCACCTTTCATTTTTCACCCCGCTATCATGGCTCCTACCACATCCTGGTCGATGAGGCCGCACGGTCCTTCAAGGGAGACGTTTAG